Proteins found in one Pontibacter sp. SGAir0037 genomic segment:
- a CDS encoding NAD(P)/FAD-dependent oxidoreductase: MTQKKNIAIMGAGLVGSLLSLYLAKRGYTINLYERRPDMRINSIDGGRSINLALSDRGWRALRGIGIEEEVRKVAVPMYRRVMHDEKGNLTYQPYGKEGQAIYSVSRGGLNVALMNISEPNPNISYHFNRQVMDVNVRTSEVLLQNHTTHEQERIKPDLIFGADGAYSMVRGAMQKTELFDYEQKYLEYGYKELTIPPAEDGGWLLEKNALHIWPRGNYMMIALPNIDGSFTCTLFFPYEGTRSFATIKNDNDLLNFFVEVFPDAVPLMPDLAQEYFANPIGSLVTIKCFPWSYDGRLMLIGDACHAVVPFYGQGMNAGFEDITVLDQMLETFDGDWHSLFKTFERKRKPDADAIADLAVLNFEEMRDKVADPRFLLRKKIESKISEQYPDKWIPLYTMVTFTDLPYSYAMEAGMMQEKIMKKVMKHIESAEDYEKPEVQKLLQKQLVKKEKLKPYKG; this comes from the coding sequence ATGACCCAAAAGAAAAACATAGCCATCATGGGAGCCGGATTGGTAGGTTCCTTACTGTCGCTGTACCTGGCAAAGCGTGGCTATACCATAAACCTGTATGAGCGTAGACCTGATATGCGCATCAATTCCATTGATGGTGGCCGGTCTATTAACCTTGCCCTCAGCGACCGAGGCTGGCGTGCCCTCCGTGGAATAGGTATAGAAGAGGAAGTGCGTAAAGTAGCCGTTCCGATGTACAGGCGTGTGATGCACGATGAGAAGGGCAACCTCACTTACCAGCCTTATGGCAAAGAAGGGCAAGCTATCTATTCGGTATCCAGAGGCGGCCTGAATGTAGCCTTAATGAATATATCGGAGCCGAACCCAAACATCAGTTACCACTTTAACAGGCAGGTAATGGATGTAAATGTGCGGACGAGCGAGGTGCTGTTACAGAACCATACAACCCATGAGCAGGAAAGAATTAAGCCTGACCTGATTTTCGGTGCCGACGGAGCCTACTCGATGGTGCGGGGTGCCATGCAAAAGACGGAGCTGTTCGACTATGAGCAGAAGTACCTGGAGTATGGATATAAAGAATTAACTATTCCTCCGGCTGAAGACGGAGGCTGGCTGTTAGAGAAAAATGCCCTGCACATCTGGCCTCGGGGTAATTACATGATGATTGCCCTGCCGAACATCGATGGCAGCTTTACCTGCACTCTGTTTTTCCCTTACGAGGGTACACGCTCTTTTGCGACCATCAAAAATGACAACGATCTGCTTAACTTTTTTGTAGAGGTTTTTCCTGATGCTGTACCCTTGATGCCTGATCTGGCGCAGGAGTATTTCGCTAATCCAATTGGCTCGCTGGTAACGATAAAGTGCTTTCCGTGGAGCTACGATGGCCGCCTGATGCTGATTGGCGATGCCTGCCACGCCGTGGTGCCTTTCTACGGGCAGGGCATGAATGCAGGCTTCGAAGACATAACTGTACTGGATCAGATGCTGGAAACCTTTGATGGAGATTGGCACAGCCTGTTTAAAACTTTTGAAAGAAAGCGTAAGCCCGATGCCGATGCGATAGCCGACTTAGCAGTTCTCAACTTCGAAGAAATGCGCGATAAAGTAGCCGATCCGCGTTTCCTGCTCCGTAAAAAGATAGAAAGCAAAATAAGTGAGCAGTATCCTGATAAATGGATTCCGCTTTATACCATGGTTACCTTTACCGATCTGCCTTATTCATATGCAATGGAGGCAGGCATGATGCAGGAGAAGATCATGAAAAAGGTGATGAAGCACATAGAATCTGCAGAAGATTACGAGAAGCCTGAAGTGCAGAAGCTGCTGCAAAAGCAACTGGTAAAGAAGGAAAAGCTGAAGCCGTACAAAGGCTAA